The DNA window TTTCTCTTCAAGATTGATATCATATCTAGTTTTATGAAAAGCATAATATTTTAAGTCCGTTTCTATGGCAGTCTTATAAAGATCGTTTCTGATTTTTCTGAATTTGGCAGGTAATTCTTTATCTTTGATGTTGAGATTGTAAACATCAAAGAGATCTTCAAGAGAATGGGCTCTAGAATTAATACTGGTAAATAAAGTAGGGAAAAGTCCTTCTATTTTTTCTCGAATAATTTTGTTTCCCTTATTGAACTTCTTGGATATTTCTCTGAGGTTCTCTTTATACTTTTTTCTAAATTCAGGTAGTACAGTTGTGATTTTAGCTAAATCATGGAGTCTTATAGTGTCAGTTATACCGAGTTCTTTAATGAATTCGTTGACATAGTTGCAATAGTTTACTGCTTCTCTTTTTGAAATACCAAAAAAATTATGGAAAACTACCCCTTCAGTTAAAATAATAAACTTTGCCCCTGGCTTATAAATACTATAGATTAATTGAGTAATGTCAAATAACCTTAAGATAAAGCCTAATTCTCCTAAATCAGGTTTTCTCCGCGTAGTTTTTAAAAGATTGGGAGACTTAAAAGGCAATCCCAAAATCGTAAATTCTATAGACTTTCTCTTTTTGATAAAATAATCTATTCTTTCAGTAAGAGTTTTTCTAAAATTTTTGATATATTTTATTTTCCCCGCTCTTATTTCCGGATTTTGAAAAATTCTTAAAATATTTGAAGCAATATCAAGATTTTTATCAAATCTAAAATCAACATCAGATATTCTCTGGATCTTCTTGACAAATTCTTTTAACTGAAAATCCGAAATTCGAATTTTCTTAAGAGTTTTGTATTTTTTTTGCTCCAGCCCCACCTCAAAAGGTTGGATTGAAGAAATTAAAGAATGAACTAGTAATTTATTAAAGTAGTTTATTTTCATAATAGAAAGAAAAGAGAGGCTGAGGCCAATATTTAATTGACATCAGCCTCCTTGGGTTTGTAGTAAAAGGGTTGGTCTTCTTGATCATCGTCAACATAGACTGCTACGACTTCTCTATACCCTAATAGGATTCGTATTAATAGCGTTGCTAAATGAGTAATCTCGACTGGTCCCTTTGGTATTACCACAGGTATCCCATGATGAGGAGGACGCACTGTTGGTATTCTAAAGCAAAACCTCTCTGGTTTATAAGTGATGCTGAAATATAAGTGCTGAGGAAATCGCTTAGCTATTATTTCGGTTTTCGCTTCGTTAAATGCTACATATTTCCATGCTATTTCTTTTGCTCGATCCCTTAAAAACGCTCTTAGTTCTCTATGGCGAGAAGTCATATCTATATAATGATCCCCATAATAGATAACTATAAGATCTTTTAATGGAATCTTGGTTACATCTTGGGACCAGAACATTACCTCCACAAAGGGGTCTATCTGGGATCGGTATCTAAACCACTCTTCTCCAGTTCTTCCTTCCTTTAGTCGTCTCAGATTTTCTAAAGATTTTTGATATCTCTCATTAAATTCGGGTCCTTCTATTGCTTTTTTGAGATCTTTGATCTTTATTATCTTTTCTCCTCCAAGAAGTTTAATGAATCTTTTCATTGTCTCTAGGTACAAAGCCACATCTTCTTTTGATGCCCCAAGTAAACCTCGATATGCTTCCCCTTCTGCAAGTACAGTCCATTCTATCCCGGGTGGATATTCAGTTTTGACAGCTTCGTTTATCTGTAAAAGTCTTTGAACAAAGATTAGCTCTCCCAGATCAGGCGTTCTCCGGTTGGTTTTTAATGGATTTTTGTAGTTCTTAAATGGCCAGGCTATAAAAATTATCTTGATTGGTTCTCCTTCTCCGACGAATTCCTCAATCTTATTTAGATAGTGAACTCTTTTTGTTGCCTTGTCAATGTCTCGGTCTCCGTGTTTCTGAAAGAACTGAATTTGTCTCCAGATTCTTCTAATTTCTCCTTTCCTAGTTCCTGCTAATTTATTAGGAACCCAGAAAAAGCGCTGGTTTTCTTCTATCGCCTCCCTAATCGATCTAAGGTGTTTGCTTGGTATCCTGTCCACCGACAGTCTTCCGTTTTTCATTTCTAACCCTTTTACCCATTCTTCTATTTTTCCTTTTCTCATTCTATCTACCTCCTTTTTAAGGTGCTTTTTCTCTGGAACTAAAAAACCCTCTTTTTAGAGAGGGTGGTTTTGGCTCAAAATCTGTTTTTAAAAACTTAACATATAAGATCGATCCTTAAACC is part of the Patescibacteria group bacterium genome and encodes:
- a CDS encoding L-tyrosine/L-tryptophan isonitrile synthase family protein encodes the protein MKINYFNKLLVHSLISSIQPFEVGLEQKKYKTLKKIRISDFQLKEFVKKIQRISDVDFRFDKNLDIASNILRIFQNPEIRAGKIKYIKNFRKTLTERIDYFIKKRKSIEFTILGLPFKSPNLLKTTRRKPDLGELGFILRLFDITQLIYSIYKPGAKFIILTEGVVFHNFFGISKREAVNYCNYVNEFIKELGITDTIRLHDLAKITTVLPEFRKKYKENLREISKKFNKGNKIIREKIEGLFPTLFTSINSRAHSLEDLFDVYNLNIKDKELPAKFRKIRNDLYKTAIETDLKYYAFHKTRYDINLEEKFLPRAIRCTLTPKPGSLGIFAINKETELLPHHGVGILTKEKKITVKYEADIRRKGNYRAVDILNERTPFYYEEN
- a CDS encoding L-tyrosine/L-tryptophan isonitrile synthase family protein — translated: MRKGKIEEWVKGLEMKNGRLSVDRIPSKHLRSIREAIEENQRFFWVPNKLAGTRKGEIRRIWRQIQFFQKHGDRDIDKATKRVHYLNKIEEFVGEGEPIKIIFIAWPFKNYKNPLKTNRRTPDLGELIFVQRLLQINEAVKTEYPPGIEWTVLAEGEAYRGLLGASKEDVALYLETMKRFIKLLGGEKIIKIKDLKKAIEGPEFNERYQKSLENLRRLKEGRTGEEWFRYRSQIDPFVEVMFWSQDVTKIPLKDLIVIYYGDHYIDMTSRHRELRAFLRDRAKEIAWKYVAFNEAKTEIIAKRFPQHLYFSITYKPERFCFRIPTVRPPHHGIPVVIPKGPVEITHLATLLIRILLGYREVVAVYVDDDQEDQPFYYKPKEADVN